Proteins encoded within one genomic window of Prosthecobacter fusiformis:
- a CDS encoding alkaline phosphatase D family protein translates to MPSPTLSRRKLLADSAILTAGALLAPHLKGQQATAASAFISRWEEDLDRVWLGADFWVNPMQDWQVKDGRAECIAAKPNRNVHVLTRELGDHSGDLHMSVRIGRVGGGSLAGNGKGSAGFKIGILGTLRDHPELRDYRNNLAFSSGWDVGFTAAGGLFFGDSRQAEKDAVTLGAVEAVDLDLKVEPAGSSYALTLTVKDAAGGQTLGELKRTDIRPLQLIGNLAIGCNFGPEAGPRAAAKKKARPEGPGLGEFWFSHWSIQGSKVIANEAHRFGPILFNHYTLSNRVMKMSVQMPPLGMADIQEVNMEVKANGSDWKAVAKAPIHPQARTATFEMPGWQDDQDIPYRLAYTLKSKSSEAVHHYEGTVRANPSAQVEFSVADISCNIHTCFPNAPYVASVAKLNPDLMAFVGDQFYESTASYGVQRDPLEPAILDYLRKWYFHGWTWRELTKDRPSISLPDDHDVYQGNLWGMNGAPQGQSQEAGGYQMNPEWVNVVHRTQTSHHPAAYDPEPSEQGISNYYGAMTYGGISFAILADRQFKSAPENNVPATDSRADHVINPDFDPKTADIAGLELLGAKQLQFLEEWARDWKDAEMKAVLSQTIFTGMATTHGTEREVLRIDYDQNGWPQAARNAALKAIRKSFAFHVAGDQHLPALVHYGIDEHRDAGVGFAGPAVNVGYQRWWEPTEKIHKLKPGQGLTGDFTDHFGHPMTVLAVKNGILEPRKDAMGISIDKASGFGMVRFNKKDRTITCECWPFGTDFGQPGAPQFDTWPVVTSQLDQYARKALVHLPKLSINGTAKPLVEVMDAAGELVYALRLASADFQPHVFTEGPYSLRISDPETGKFKMLEGLSAVKDNSETLEVALG, encoded by the coding sequence ATGCCATCCCCCACCCTCTCCCGCAGAAAACTGCTCGCTGACTCCGCCATCCTCACCGCCGGGGCATTGCTGGCACCTCATTTAAAAGGTCAGCAGGCCACTGCTGCGTCGGCCTTCATCAGCCGTTGGGAAGAGGACCTGGATCGTGTGTGGCTGGGAGCGGATTTTTGGGTGAATCCCATGCAGGACTGGCAGGTGAAAGATGGCCGCGCCGAATGCATCGCCGCCAAGCCCAACCGCAATGTCCATGTCCTCACCCGTGAGCTAGGCGATCATAGCGGCGACCTGCACATGAGCGTCCGCATTGGCCGCGTCGGTGGGGGTTCCCTGGCAGGCAATGGCAAAGGCAGCGCCGGATTCAAAATCGGCATTCTGGGTACTCTTCGCGATCACCCGGAGCTGCGCGATTACCGCAACAACCTGGCTTTCAGCAGCGGATGGGATGTGGGTTTCACTGCGGCAGGCGGACTCTTCTTTGGTGATTCGCGCCAGGCGGAGAAAGATGCCGTCACCCTAGGTGCAGTGGAAGCGGTGGACCTGGATCTGAAAGTGGAACCAGCGGGGTCCAGCTACGCACTCACACTGACCGTGAAAGATGCCGCAGGCGGTCAAACATTGGGCGAGCTCAAACGTACGGATATCCGTCCTCTCCAGCTCATCGGTAATCTGGCCATCGGCTGCAACTTCGGTCCTGAAGCCGGTCCGCGCGCTGCCGCCAAGAAAAAGGCACGCCCCGAAGGTCCAGGTCTCGGCGAGTTTTGGTTCAGCCACTGGTCCATTCAGGGCAGCAAAGTCATCGCGAATGAGGCGCACCGTTTTGGGCCGATCCTGTTTAATCATTACACACTCAGCAATCGCGTGATGAAAATGAGCGTGCAGATGCCGCCGCTGGGCATGGCAGATATCCAGGAAGTCAACATGGAGGTCAAAGCCAATGGATCGGACTGGAAAGCGGTGGCGAAAGCTCCCATCCATCCGCAGGCTCGCACGGCCACTTTTGAAATGCCCGGCTGGCAAGATGACCAGGACATCCCTTACCGCCTTGCTTATACCCTCAAATCCAAAAGCAGCGAGGCCGTCCACCATTACGAAGGCACCGTGCGTGCCAATCCGAGCGCCCAAGTGGAATTCAGCGTGGCGGACATCTCTTGCAACATTCACACCTGTTTTCCGAATGCGCCGTATGTGGCCAGTGTGGCAAAGCTCAATCCAGATCTCATGGCTTTTGTGGGTGACCAGTTTTATGAAAGCACTGCCAGTTATGGCGTGCAGCGTGATCCTCTGGAGCCAGCCATTCTCGACTACCTGCGGAAGTGGTATTTTCACGGCTGGACCTGGCGAGAGCTGACCAAGGACCGTCCCAGCATCTCCCTGCCGGATGACCATGATGTCTATCAAGGTAATCTCTGGGGCATGAATGGTGCGCCGCAAGGTCAGAGTCAGGAGGCAGGGGGCTATCAGATGAATCCAGAGTGGGTGAATGTCGTGCATCGCACGCAGACCTCCCACCATCCCGCTGCATACGATCCCGAGCCGAGCGAGCAGGGCATCAGCAATTATTACGGTGCCATGACCTATGGCGGCATCAGCTTCGCCATCCTGGCCGACCGCCAGTTTAAATCCGCACCGGAAAACAATGTGCCCGCCACCGACAGCCGCGCGGACCACGTCATCAATCCCGACTTCGATCCCAAGACTGCTGACATCGCCGGGCTGGAACTGCTGGGGGCTAAGCAGCTTCAGTTCCTGGAGGAATGGGCGCGGGACTGGAAGGACGCAGAGATGAAAGCGGTGCTGTCACAGACCATCTTCACCGGCATGGCTACCACCCATGGTACCGAACGTGAGGTGCTGCGCATCGACTATGACCAGAACGGCTGGCCCCAGGCCGCCCGCAATGCCGCCTTGAAGGCCATCCGTAAATCCTTCGCCTTCCATGTGGCGGGAGACCAGCACCTGCCTGCCCTGGTCCATTACGGCATTGATGAGCATCGTGATGCAGGAGTCGGCTTCGCCGGACCCGCCGTCAACGTGGGCTACCAGCGCTGGTGGGAACCCACTGAAAAGATCCACAAACTCAAGCCCGGCCAGGGACTGACGGGTGACTTTACCGACCACTTCGGGCATCCAATGACGGTGCTGGCGGTGAAGAACGGCATCCTCGAACCGCGCAAGGACGCCATGGGCATCAGCATCGACAAAGCCTCCGGTTTTGGGATGGTCCGGTTTAACAAAAAGGATCGTACTATCACCTGCGAATGCTGGCCTTTTGGCACTGATTTTGGCCAGCCCGGTGCGCCCCAGTTTGATACCTGGCCCGTTGTCACCAGCCAGCTTGACCAGTATGCCCGTAAGGCCCTGGTGCATCTACCGAAGCTGAGCATCAATGGCACGGCCAAGCCCCTGGTGGAAGTCATGGATGCCGCTGGCGAGCTCGTTTACGCCCTACGCCTCGCCTCCGCCGACTTTCAGCCTCACGTCTTCACGGAAGGCCCATACAGCCTGCGCATCAGCGATCCAGAAACCGGCAAATTCAAGATGCTGGAAGGCCTCAGCGCGGTGAAAGACAACAGCGAGACGCTTGAGGTAGCGCTGGGATGA
- a CDS encoding YgfZ/GcvT domain-containing protein, whose protein sequence is MTAELYKTVTSLGICVDLSTRAKWRLSGADRVRYLNGQVTNDVRTAKSTTALYACVTNLKGKIEADVFIHATPDGESLLIDADASLRESLGMRLERYIIADDAILEDISDEWRLWHILGSQQLPEGGHSLANDLRFGLAGTDVWLPASAEFPSLSTLPQTEVETLRILQKIPAYPNELNAEAFPQEAGLENSSMSFTKGCYLGQEILSRIKTTGKMPRQLIAWTSESAITAGESIVNEEGKEIGRVTSAAWHPVKQTFIGLAYVRQASATEGTWKTAAGQSLASA, encoded by the coding sequence ATGACTGCCGAACTCTATAAAACCGTCACCTCACTCGGCATCTGTGTGGACCTCTCCACCCGCGCCAAGTGGCGTCTGTCCGGCGCGGATCGCGTGCGGTACCTGAATGGTCAGGTGACCAATGACGTGCGCACTGCAAAATCCACCACGGCCCTCTATGCATGCGTGACCAACCTCAAGGGAAAGATCGAGGCGGATGTCTTCATCCACGCTACGCCGGATGGTGAAAGCCTGCTGATCGATGCAGATGCCAGCCTGCGTGAAAGCCTGGGCATGCGCCTGGAGCGTTACATCATTGCGGATGATGCCATCCTCGAAGACATCAGCGATGAATGGCGTCTCTGGCACATCCTAGGCAGCCAGCAACTGCCCGAAGGTGGCCATTCCCTGGCCAATGATTTACGCTTTGGCCTCGCTGGGACGGACGTCTGGCTACCTGCCAGTGCAGAGTTTCCCAGCCTTTCCACCCTGCCGCAGACGGAGGTGGAGACGCTACGCATCCTGCAAAAAATCCCGGCCTATCCGAATGAGCTGAATGCAGAGGCTTTCCCCCAGGAGGCTGGCTTGGAGAACTCCTCCATGAGTTTCACCAAAGGCTGCTACCTCGGTCAGGAGATCCTTTCGCGCATCAAGACCACCGGCAAGATGCCACGCCAGCTCATTGCGTGGACCAGCGAATCCGCCATTACTGCCGGTGAATCCATCGTGAATGAAGAGGGCAAGGAAATCGGTCGTGTCACCAGCGCCGCCTGGCATCCGGTGAAACAAACATTTATAGGCCTGGCTTATGTCAGGCAGGCTTCAGCCACTGAAGGCACATGGAAGACAGCGGCCGGACAATCCCTCGCCAGCGCCTAA
- a CDS encoding exosortase/archaeosortase family protein, translating into MSEAPPLSPAPNSRINQIVWGSAGLMVLLLALIWPYQHWEFEGRSSIIMGIVHKAERDSEWYYCLFVPKIVALLIWRMRKDLKRLPLHGSWLGVPILLVGMFFYWAGYKVDTGYPGFVAIQLVTLGLILLLGGWHWMKWLIFPWIFLVFLWPMIPLETRLAFPLRILTAKFSAGFLNLVGMDVIRDGTGLHSAADAARGLEQGALFKLDVEEPCSGIRSLFSLMMISALYGWLALKAWGPRILLFASAIPLAVLGNIVRMILLTLGSRWFGVEFAVGRNIEGEQEMSTFHTLAGFVVFGVALAGMFVIATALEKWHAKRKLNSAPAAPTKKVLPKSPWLPLGVAVGICGAGLVLCAATDITYRVGEPPVSLALPERMGNFDSQDMPMLAKERQVLNEGVQIGRRFYFTKERAVLASVVLSGAEKRSLHEPQVCLPGQGWVISGQSFIEIDGGLSRPVQATLLRMHRDVQSATGQVVRTRALNVYWYQGSEGVTAPSYDAHVVTSYKDALIRGRDHRWALLSFFAPMQDTPMAQMDPFAELNVLEDMKTFIREFVPPLILKEGEAK; encoded by the coding sequence ATGAGTGAAGCTCCCCCACTGTCTCCAGCCCCTAATTCACGCATCAACCAGATCGTGTGGGGCAGTGCGGGGTTGATGGTACTGCTGCTGGCGCTCATCTGGCCTTATCAGCACTGGGAATTTGAGGGAAGGTCCAGCATCATCATGGGGATCGTGCATAAGGCGGAGAGAGATTCTGAGTGGTATTATTGTTTATTTGTTCCAAAAATCGTGGCTTTGCTTATCTGGCGAATGCGGAAGGACCTGAAGCGGCTGCCTTTGCATGGCTCCTGGCTGGGCGTACCCATCCTGCTGGTGGGGATGTTCTTTTACTGGGCTGGGTATAAGGTGGATACGGGTTACCCTGGATTTGTGGCTATCCAGTTAGTGACGCTCGGGCTCATCCTGCTGCTGGGGGGATGGCACTGGATGAAATGGCTCATTTTCCCTTGGATCTTCCTGGTTTTTCTATGGCCGATGATTCCTTTGGAAACCCGTCTGGCTTTTCCATTGCGCATCCTGACGGCGAAGTTCTCCGCAGGGTTTCTGAATTTGGTGGGCATGGATGTCATTCGTGACGGGACAGGCCTGCATTCCGCTGCCGATGCCGCCCGTGGGCTGGAGCAGGGCGCGCTTTTCAAGCTGGATGTGGAAGAGCCTTGTAGCGGCATCCGGTCTCTGTTTTCCCTGATGATGATCAGCGCGCTCTATGGCTGGCTGGCGCTGAAGGCATGGGGGCCGCGCATACTCCTGTTTGCCAGCGCGATTCCGCTGGCGGTGCTGGGGAACATTGTACGCATGATTTTACTGACCCTGGGCAGCCGGTGGTTCGGCGTGGAATTCGCCGTGGGGCGAAACATTGAAGGGGAGCAGGAAATGAGTACCTTTCACACGCTGGCTGGCTTTGTGGTATTCGGCGTGGCCCTGGCGGGGATGTTCGTCATCGCCACCGCATTGGAAAAATGGCATGCCAAGCGCAAGCTGAATTCCGCACCCGCAGCCCCCACGAAAAAGGTGCTGCCTAAAAGCCCGTGGTTGCCGCTGGGAGTGGCTGTAGGCATCTGCGGGGCTGGGCTGGTCCTGTGTGCGGCGACGGACATCACTTATCGGGTAGGTGAGCCGCCGGTAAGCCTGGCACTGCCTGAGCGAATGGGAAATTTTGATAGCCAGGACATGCCCATGCTTGCAAAAGAGCGACAGGTTCTGAATGAGGGGGTGCAGATTGGTCGCCGTTTCTATTTTACCAAGGAGCGTGCAGTGCTGGCTTCGGTCGTTCTCAGTGGGGCGGAGAAACGTTCCCTGCATGAGCCGCAGGTCTGTCTGCCCGGCCAGGGCTGGGTGATCAGCGGCCAAAGCTTTATCGAGATAGATGGTGGTCTTTCGAGGCCTGTTCAGGCGACCCTGCTGCGGATGCATCGGGATGTGCAATCCGCCACTGGACAAGTCGTTCGCACCCGCGCGCTGAATGTTTACTGGTATCAGGGCTCGGAGGGTGTAACCGCCCCGTCTTATGACGCTCATGTGGTCACTTCATACAAGGATGCTTTGATTCGCGGTCGGGACCACCGCTGGGCATTGCTGTCGTTTTTTGCACCGATGCAGGATACGCCGATGGCCCAGATGGATCCTTTCGCGGAACTGAATGTGCTGGAAGACATGAAGACATTCATCCGCGAATTTGTCCCCCCTTTGATACTCAAAGAGGGGGAGGCTAAATAA
- a CDS encoding NAD(P)-dependent oxidoreductase: MSQPSSIGILGLGIIGSRVAENLRQAGHSVHVWSHTARDVPGAQPSPRAVAGAAKVIQIFVRDSEALLKTIRDMQPALTPDHVIINHATVSKAATLEAAALCTESGAGFLDAPFTGSKMAAQNAKLVYYIGGSSEVLERVRPILEVSSTKILPLGEIGDAMVLKIVTNLVTAITVKALAEAAAITQSQGIPLPHLLTALENNANYSGLIGMKLPSIIKDDFEAHFSLRNMLKDADFARALAAEGGLPTPALDCTAEAMRTGVSHGQGDLDFSVIGKIAS; this comes from the coding sequence ATGAGTCAACCTTCTTCCATCGGCATCCTCGGCCTGGGCATCATCGGCAGCCGGGTGGCTGAAAATTTGCGTCAAGCAGGTCACAGCGTTCACGTCTGGAGCCATACCGCCCGTGACGTCCCCGGTGCCCAGCCGTCCCCACGTGCTGTGGCCGGGGCGGCAAAGGTCATTCAGATCTTTGTCCGCGATAGCGAGGCCCTGCTGAAGACCATCCGTGACATGCAGCCTGCGCTGACTCCAGATCACGTCATCATCAATCATGCCACCGTCAGCAAAGCCGCCACGCTGGAGGCTGCCGCGCTCTGTACAGAAAGCGGTGCTGGTTTCCTGGATGCACCCTTTACCGGCAGCAAGATGGCCGCACAAAACGCCAAACTGGTCTATTACATCGGTGGGTCTTCTGAAGTCCTGGAACGTGTGCGCCCCATCCTGGAAGTCTCATCCACCAAGATCCTGCCACTGGGTGAAATCGGCGATGCGATGGTGCTGAAAATTGTTACCAACCTCGTCACCGCCATCACGGTGAAAGCCTTGGCTGAAGCCGCTGCCATCACCCAAAGCCAGGGCATTCCCCTCCCCCATCTGCTGACTGCCCTAGAGAACAATGCGAACTACTCCGGCCTCATCGGCATGAAGCTGCCCAGCATCATCAAGGACGATTTCGAAGCGCACTTCTCCCTGCGCAACATGTTGAAGGACGCGGACTTCGCACGCGCCCTGGCAGCCGAGGGCGGACTCCCTACCCCTGCCCTGGATTGCACCGCCGAGGCCATGCGCACAGGCGTATCCCATGGCCAGGGCGATCTCGATTTCTCCGTGATCGGCAAAATCGCTTCCTAA